A window of Streptomyces puniciscabiei contains these coding sequences:
- a CDS encoding dihydrodipicolinate synthase family protein — translation MKPEANLTGLFVPLVTPFTDDLRLAPDALARLADEALSAGGARGLVALGTTAEAATLTTEEKQAVVRICSAACRAHAAPLIVGVGTNDTAAAITTLRELAQSGDVAAALVPAPPYTRPGEAGTLAHFTALAEHGGLPLVVYDIPYRTGQRLSTSTLNALGHLPEVVGVKYATGAIDAAAMELLGSPTPGFAVLGGDDAVISPLLAAGAPGGILASANIRTADYAELISRWQRGDAGPARRLGTELARLSAALFAEPNPTVIKGVLHAQGRIPSPAVRLPLLAASADSVRRAADLATARTHHAHQGATA, via the coding sequence ATGAAGCCCGAAGCGAACCTCACCGGCCTGTTTGTCCCCTTGGTGACCCCGTTCACCGACGACCTGCGCCTTGCCCCGGACGCGCTCGCCCGCCTCGCCGACGAGGCGCTGTCGGCCGGCGGGGCTCGCGGACTCGTTGCCCTGGGCACCACCGCGGAGGCGGCCACGCTGACCACCGAGGAGAAGCAGGCCGTGGTCCGTATCTGCTCGGCCGCCTGCCGGGCCCACGCAGCTCCGCTGATCGTCGGCGTCGGCACGAACGACACCGCCGCCGCCATCACGACACTGCGGGAGCTCGCTCAGAGCGGTGACGTCGCCGCGGCGCTGGTTCCCGCGCCGCCCTACACCCGGCCCGGCGAGGCGGGAACGCTGGCGCACTTCACGGCACTGGCCGAACACGGGGGCCTGCCGCTGGTCGTCTACGACATTCCGTACCGCACCGGTCAGCGCCTCAGCACCAGCACGCTGAACGCGCTCGGGCACCTGCCGGAGGTCGTCGGCGTCAAGTACGCGACCGGCGCGATCGACGCAGCCGCGATGGAACTGCTCGGCTCGCCGACACCGGGCTTCGCTGTGCTCGGCGGCGATGACGCCGTCATCTCGCCGCTGCTCGCGGCCGGCGCCCCCGGCGGCATCCTGGCGTCGGCCAACATCCGTACCGCCGACTACGCCGAGCTCATCTCGCGGTGGCAGCGCGGTGACGCCGGACCGGCCCGCAGGCTGGGAACCGAGCTGGCCCGGCTGTCCGCCGCGCTCTTCGCCGAGCCGAACCCGACCGTGATCAAAGGGGTGTTGCACGCCCAGGGCCGCATCCCCAGCCCGGCCGTCCGGCTGCCGCTGCTGGCCGCCTCCGCCGATTCGGTCCGGCGAGCGGCGGACCTGGCCACCGCCCGGACCCACCACGCCCACCAAGGGGCCACGGCCTGA
- a CDS encoding TetR/AcrR family transcriptional regulator, with the protein MPSASMALRPLLKHPCHILARLCRTRGRCTVGRPSDSGRRERVLAQATDYVLAKGLAGLSLRPLAVALGTSPRMLLYDFGSKQELVAAVLAEARRRGAERLAHDLPRSGTTVQERLRGIWVWLSAPERAPFVRLFFEVHADLLAHPERYPDQAGAVTDWFGPLRAVFADITAGNDDTATPTLVMAVIRGLLFDLTTTGERERTDLALEQFAALLQAPTP; encoded by the coding sequence ATGCCGTCGGCCTCCATGGCTCTCCGTCCGTTGTTGAAACACCCGTGTCATATACTTGCACGGCTCTGCCGTACGAGAGGACGGTGCACTGTGGGACGGCCTTCCGATTCCGGCCGGCGGGAGCGCGTTCTGGCGCAGGCCACTGACTACGTCCTCGCGAAGGGGCTGGCTGGATTGAGTCTTCGCCCGCTGGCGGTGGCACTGGGTACCAGCCCGCGGATGCTGCTCTACGACTTCGGCAGCAAGCAGGAGCTGGTGGCCGCGGTTCTCGCCGAGGCACGCCGGCGCGGCGCTGAACGCCTCGCCCACGACCTGCCGCGGAGCGGCACCACCGTCCAGGAGCGGCTGCGCGGGATCTGGGTGTGGCTGAGTGCGCCCGAACGCGCCCCGTTCGTTCGGCTGTTCTTCGAGGTCCACGCCGACCTGCTGGCCCACCCCGAGCGCTACCCGGACCAGGCAGGGGCCGTCACCGACTGGTTCGGCCCACTGCGCGCCGTCTTCGCCGACATCACCGCCGGGAACGACGACACCGCCACCCCCACCCTCGTCATGGCCGTCATCCGCGGCCTGCTGTTCGACCTCACCACCACCGGCGAACGCGAGCGCACCGATCTCGCCCTGGAGCAGTTCGCCGCCCTCCTGCAAGCGCCTACACCGTGA
- a CDS encoding alpha/beta hydrolase family protein — protein sequence MNPRRVGLWGFSEGGWVAPLAASRSTDAAFVITIGGSGYDPLRTQTWNLTTHLQHQGVGGPFRRTVAGPAAQFMASTGLFPTTGYDPLPVLERLHRTPVLALWGDHDTQVPPQESARTFRGALACAGNQHAVIGFVTDGAHNGHRTSGGFDRISGPLFHGKKLGELTPLYAQTMSSWVQAVAAGRPPASSAAPAPGQALAATPVPDHAWYTCLAPALLLLGFAVYPVSALLLRGRVLRPMRWLAGLGLLAVVATVACPIAVFAAGNGAAAPVVRGRPAMWLVVQGLAVAAVVSACVSAAALLRRRPTPSWTVWLRLAPVVLAVVGFVPWAVWWGVAA from the coding sequence GTGAACCCACGCCGGGTCGGGCTGTGGGGGTTCAGCGAAGGGGGCTGGGTGGCGCCGCTGGCCGCATCGCGCTCGACCGACGCCGCGTTCGTCATCACCATCGGCGGCTCCGGCTACGACCCGCTGCGCACCCAGACCTGGAACCTCACCACGCACCTGCAGCACCAGGGGGTGGGGGGACCGTTCCGCCGCACGGTGGCCGGCCCCGCCGCCCAATTCATGGCCTCGACAGGCCTGTTCCCCACGACCGGCTACGACCCCTTGCCGGTGCTGGAGCGGCTCCACCGAACGCCGGTACTGGCGCTGTGGGGCGATCACGACACGCAGGTACCGCCCCAGGAGAGCGCACGCACCTTCCGCGGGGCCCTGGCCTGTGCAGGCAACCAGCACGCCGTCATCGGCTTCGTCACCGACGGTGCGCACAACGGGCACCGCACGTCGGGCGGGTTCGACCGGATCAGCGGCCCACTCTTCCACGGCAAGAAGCTAGGGGAGTTGACCCCGCTCTATGCGCAGACCATGTCCTCATGGGTGCAGGCAGTCGCCGCCGGCCGCCCACCGGCGTCGAGCGCCGCCCCCGCACCCGGGCAGGCACTCGCCGCCACCCCCGTACCGGACCACGCCTGGTACACCTGTCTCGCCCCGGCGCTACTGCTCCTGGGCTTCGCGGTCTATCCGGTGAGCGCCCTCCTGCTCCGGGGCCGGGTCCTGCGCCCCATGCGGTGGCTGGCCGGGCTCGGCCTGCTGGCGGTCGTGGCGACGGTGGCCTGTCCGATCGCCGTCTTCGCGGCGGGGAACGGTGCAGCGGCGCCCGTTGTACGGGGCCGTCCGGCTATGTGGCTGGTGGTGCAGGGGCTTGCCGTCGCCGCGGTGGTGTCCGCCTGTGTCTCGGCAGCCGCACTCTTGCGCCGACGGCCGACACCCAGCTGGACGGTCTGGCTGCGCCTGGCCCCGGTCGTACTGGCTGTGGTCGGGTTCGTGCCCTGGGCGGTGTGGTGGGGTGTTGCTGCGTGA
- a CDS encoding aminoglycoside phosphotransferase family protein: MTAEGEALVGGMANAGAVFRRGALVERPAPRNARALHAYLLALKEHGFDAAPAPVGLTADAREQLTFIPGDVALPAFPDWAMTSSALASVGSLLRRLHETSAAVAVDTRAEWPRDLADPEGGTMLCHNDVCPENVVFRDGRAAALIDFDLAAPGRALWDIAMTARYWVPMLDPASAAALYPSGLDAPARLRTLADGYGLSAGDRAELPGVIEQATEVCRAFVTRRVADGDPAYLQALAERGGWERWDRMQTWLVDHRKTFTTALLN, from the coding sequence ATGACGGCTGAGGGTGAGGCGCTGGTCGGCGGGATGGCGAACGCGGGGGCGGTCTTTCGCCGGGGTGCGCTGGTCGAGCGGCCGGCGCCGCGCAACGCGCGCGCCCTGCATGCCTATCTCCTTGCGCTGAAGGAGCACGGCTTCGACGCGGCGCCGGCCCCTGTCGGTCTCACCGCGGATGCCCGTGAGCAACTGACCTTCATCCCTGGCGACGTGGCTCTGCCGGCGTTCCCGGACTGGGCGATGACGAGTTCTGCCCTCGCATCGGTGGGGAGCCTGCTGCGGCGTCTGCATGAGACCAGCGCGGCCGTGGCGGTCGACACCCGTGCCGAGTGGCCCCGGGACCTGGCCGACCCGGAGGGGGGAACGATGCTGTGCCACAACGACGTGTGCCCGGAGAACGTCGTCTTCCGTGACGGCCGTGCCGCGGCGCTGATCGATTTCGACTTGGCGGCCCCAGGCCGTGCCCTCTGGGACATCGCCATGACCGCCCGCTATTGGGTGCCCATGCTTGATCCCGCATCCGCGGCCGCTCTCTACCCCTCTGGGCTGGATGCGCCCGCACGGCTGCGGACCCTTGCCGACGGCTACGGCCTCTCGGCGGGGGACCGCGCCGAGTTGCCCGGCGTCATCGAGCAGGCCACGGAGGTCTGCCGGGCCTTCGTCACCCGCCGCGTGGCCGACGGTGACCCCGCCTATCTCCAGGCGCTGGCCGAGCGCGGTGGATGGGAACGCTGGGACCGCATGCAGACCTGGCTGGTGGACCACCGCAAGACGTTCACGACTGCCTTGCTGAACTGA
- a CDS encoding ArnT family glycosyltransferase, translating to MHVRGDAQPCPRRFAAGPVGGIAAAAATLLIALSGRYGFHRDELYFLLAGRHPAWGYPDQPPLTPLLARLGAELFGPTPTGVRILPALLTAITITLTALIARELGAERGGQVLAAGAAACSGYTLGIGHLLSTATFDLTAWLAIILLTLRLLRTGEFRWWPVLGALVGIALLNKLLVLGPLLALALGALTAGPRGFFVPRPRALLGPLTAVLAALPFAIPTLWWQAVRGWPELTVAHGISADVGVGGRLLALPMQLLQFSPVLAPLWLTGLSRLSRRPELRWARPVVVAWVVLCLLVLAGGGKGYYPIPLLYAISAAGCEPYAHWIHEHRAKLAGGLLAALLTGALAALPVLPASALTVPMAVDPDLGEEVGWPQLARATATGWEAIPADQRATAVLLTANYGEAGAIARYGPALGLPAPYSGHMGLHAWGPPPASATGPVLLVHPAGYAELEQHFTACHTVARVDNGLGTANQEQHAAVVLCAGPDRPWPVLWPLLRRY from the coding sequence ATGCACGTTCGGGGGGATGCGCAGCCGTGCCCGCGGCGGTTCGCAGCCGGGCCGGTCGGGGGGATCGCGGCTGCGGCCGCGACGCTGTTGATCGCGCTGTCGGGCCGCTACGGCTTCCATCGCGACGAGTTGTACTTCCTGCTCGCCGGCCGGCACCCGGCCTGGGGCTACCCGGACCAGCCACCCCTCACCCCGCTGCTGGCCCGGCTTGGCGCGGAGCTCTTCGGCCCCACCCCGACGGGCGTGCGGATCCTGCCCGCGCTGCTCACCGCGATCACGATCACGCTCACCGCGCTGATCGCCCGAGAGCTGGGCGCCGAACGCGGCGGGCAGGTACTCGCGGCGGGAGCCGCGGCCTGCTCGGGCTACACGCTGGGAATCGGCCACCTGCTCTCCACCGCGACCTTCGACCTGACGGCCTGGCTGGCGATCATTCTGCTGACGCTCCGACTGCTGCGCACGGGCGAATTCCGCTGGTGGCCTGTACTGGGAGCGTTGGTGGGCATCGCGTTGCTGAACAAGCTGCTGGTGCTGGGGCCGTTGCTGGCCCTGGCGTTGGGCGCGCTGACAGCCGGACCGCGGGGCTTCTTCGTACCGCGTCCACGCGCACTGCTGGGCCCGCTGACCGCGGTCCTCGCCGCGCTGCCCTTCGCGATCCCCACGCTGTGGTGGCAGGCCGTGCGCGGTTGGCCCGAGCTGACGGTGGCTCACGGAATCAGCGCCGATGTCGGAGTCGGCGGGCGTCTGCTCGCCCTGCCGATGCAACTGCTCCAGTTCTCCCCGGTACTGGCACCCCTGTGGCTGACCGGGTTGAGCCGGCTGTCGCGCCGACCGGAGCTGCGCTGGGCCCGACCGGTCGTGGTGGCCTGGGTGGTGCTGTGCCTGCTGGTGCTGGCCGGCGGCGGCAAGGGGTACTACCCCATTCCGCTGCTGTACGCGATCAGCGCCGCCGGCTGCGAGCCATACGCCCACTGGATCCACGAGCATCGCGCCAAACTGGCCGGCGGACTGCTCGCAGCCCTGCTCACCGGCGCCCTGGCCGCCCTGCCGGTGCTGCCCGCGTCGGCGCTGACCGTGCCGATGGCCGTTGACCCCGACCTCGGTGAGGAGGTCGGCTGGCCACAGCTCGCACGCGCCACCGCCACCGGCTGGGAAGCGATCCCCGCCGACCAGCGAGCCACCGCCGTACTGCTGACCGCGAACTACGGCGAGGCCGGGGCCATCGCGCGGTACGGGCCCGCTCTCGGCCTGCCCGCACCGTACTCCGGCCACATGGGCCTGCACGCCTGGGGCCCGCCACCGGCCAGCGCCACCGGTCCGGTGCTGCTCGTCCACCCAGCGGGGTATGCCGAGTTGGAGCAACACTTCACCGCCTGCCACACGGTGGCGCGGGTCGACAACGGGCTCGGCACGGCGAACCAGGAGCAGCACGCGGCCGTGGTGCTCTGCGCGGGGCCGGACCGGCCATGGCCCGTGCTCTGGCCGCTGCTGCGCCGATACTGA
- a CDS encoding cupin domain-containing protein, producing the protein MSANRPEQGSAHEVSLPPEVKLLQEVTPPFFPEGGSGMTILVEWPPGHPGLPPHRHSGPSFGYVMEGALRFELEGEPERVVEAGGTFWEPGGDVIHYQDGNALPDAPTKFVVTMVCAPGQPMLRLVDEEELKERAHLRAPRPSEG; encoded by the coding sequence ATGTCCGCGAATAGACCAGAACAGGGGAGCGCCCACGAGGTCTCCTTGCCGCCCGAAGTCAAGTTGCTGCAGGAGGTCACTCCGCCCTTCTTTCCCGAAGGCGGTTCAGGAATGACCATCCTCGTCGAGTGGCCTCCCGGTCACCCCGGGCTCCCTCCGCATCGCCACTCGGGCCCGTCGTTCGGCTACGTGATGGAGGGGGCGCTCCGGTTCGAGCTCGAGGGGGAGCCGGAGCGTGTGGTGGAGGCCGGTGGGACGTTCTGGGAGCCAGGCGGTGACGTGATCCACTACCAGGACGGCAACGCTCTGCCGGACGCGCCGACCAAGTTCGTGGTGACCATGGTGTGCGCGCCGGGTCAGCCGATGCTCAGGCTGGTCGACGAGGAGGAGCTGAAGGAACGAGCGCACCTGCGCGCCCCGCGGCCCTCCGAAGGCTGA
- a CDS encoding SDR family oxidoreductase, with protein MKIVVVGGTGLIGSQVVALLRDSGHEAVAAAPSTGVDTLTGEGLAQALMGADVVVDVPNSPSFDPEPALDFFSRSERNLTEAAKQAGVRHHVVLSIVGVDQVPDYGYYRAKVAQEEAVRNSGVPYSIVRATQFFEFIAPVMDMTTEGTEVHLPSLRLRPMASADVAAAVADAALGEPSYGVRDIAGPEVERLDRLGEITLAAKPDGRSIVTDEAASPFAGMPDGVLIGDDTAHLASTRYEEWLKQS; from the coding sequence ATGAAGATCGTGGTCGTCGGCGGTACGGGGCTCATCGGCTCGCAGGTGGTCGCGCTGCTGCGCGACAGTGGTCACGAGGCCGTAGCGGCCGCTCCCTCCACGGGCGTCGACACCCTCACCGGTGAGGGTCTGGCGCAGGCTCTCATGGGCGCGGACGTGGTCGTGGACGTGCCGAACTCCCCCTCCTTCGATCCGGAGCCTGCGCTGGACTTCTTCAGCCGCTCGGAGCGGAACCTGACCGAGGCGGCAAAGCAGGCGGGTGTCCGTCACCACGTCGTGCTCTCCATCGTCGGCGTCGACCAGGTGCCCGACTACGGCTACTACCGGGCCAAGGTCGCCCAGGAGGAGGCCGTGCGGAACAGCGGCGTTCCCTACAGCATCGTGCGCGCCACCCAGTTCTTCGAGTTCATCGCCCCGGTGATGGACATGACCACCGAGGGCACGGAGGTGCACCTGCCGTCCCTGCGGCTGCGCCCGATGGCCTCCGCCGACGTCGCCGCAGCCGTCGCCGACGCGGCGCTGGGCGAGCCGTCGTACGGCGTCCGCGACATCGCGGGCCCCGAGGTCGAGCGGCTCGACCGGCTCGGTGAGATCACCCTGGCGGCGAAGCCGGACGGCCGCTCCATCGTCACCGACGAGGCCGCGAGCCCGTTCGCGGGCATGCCCGACGGGGTTCTCATCGGCGACGACACGGCCCACCTCGCGTCCACCCGCTACGAGGAGTGGCTGAAGCAGAGCTGA
- a CDS encoding cupin domain-containing protein — protein sequence MSAEHAHLPPGVEVIAALPEAAARIPDGAEARTIRVTLPPGDPGAPPHRHPGPVFGYVTQGEILFELEGQPPRVLKAGDALFEPGGDTIHYQGANNLPDAQSQLVVIMFAPPGTPVLTVVGADELAERRHLRVTRL from the coding sequence ATGAGCGCTGAGCACGCACACCTGCCCCCGGGCGTTGAGGTGATCGCGGCCCTGCCGGAAGCGGCGGCCCGGATCCCGGACGGTGCCGAGGCCAGGACCATCCGGGTCACCCTGCCCCCCGGTGACCCCGGTGCCCCGCCGCACCGGCACCCCGGGCCGGTCTTCGGCTACGTGACCCAGGGCGAGATCCTCTTCGAGCTGGAGGGTCAGCCGCCCCGGGTACTCAAAGCCGGTGACGCCCTGTTCGAGCCCGGGGGCGACACGATCCACTACCAGGGCGCCAACAACCTTCCGGACGCGCAGTCACAGCTGGTGGTGATCATGTTCGCGCCGCCGGGTACCCCCGTTCTGACCGTGGTCGGCGCGGACGAGCTGGCCGAACGACGACACCTACGCGTTACCCGGCTCTGA
- a CDS encoding LysR family transcriptional regulator, producing MLDVRRLHLLRELDRRGTIAAVADALSFTASAVSQQLSVLEREAGVPLLERSGRRVVLTPAGRTLVTHADAVLERLELAVSELAGAREGIGGPLRIGTFPSGGPAIVPATLAELAQRHPALEPMVQEIDSARVSDGLRAGELDVALVHDYDFVPASPDTTVDQVPLLEEPMYLATGAATDTDPARGPAARGDTLAELLGPWATAPWITARDGTTGHAMAVRACQAAGFQPRIRHQVNDFRTVLALAAIGQGAGFVPEMATAHAPEDVVLTRLPLFRRSKVAFRAGGGTHPAIAAFVAAARTAVGARVVPEY from the coding sequence ATGCTCGATGTCCGACGTCTCCACCTGCTGCGCGAACTGGACCGACGCGGCACCATCGCGGCCGTCGCCGACGCGCTGTCCTTCACCGCCTCGGCCGTCTCCCAGCAGCTGAGCGTGCTTGAGCGCGAGGCGGGCGTACCCCTGCTGGAACGAAGCGGCAGACGGGTGGTGCTCACCCCCGCGGGCCGCACCCTCGTCACCCACGCCGACGCCGTCCTCGAACGCCTCGAACTGGCGGTCTCCGAGCTGGCCGGGGCACGCGAGGGCATCGGCGGGCCGCTGCGGATCGGCACGTTTCCCTCCGGCGGCCCCGCGATCGTGCCCGCCACACTGGCCGAACTGGCCCAGCGGCATCCCGCGCTGGAACCGATGGTGCAGGAGATCGACTCGGCGCGGGTCTCCGACGGCCTACGTGCCGGCGAACTCGACGTGGCCCTCGTACACGACTACGACTTCGTGCCCGCGTCCCCGGACACCACGGTCGACCAGGTGCCCCTGTTGGAGGAGCCGATGTACCTGGCCACGGGCGCCGCCACCGACACCGATCCCGCAAGAGGTCCCGCCGCCCGCGGTGACACGCTGGCGGAGCTGCTCGGACCGTGGGCCACGGCCCCCTGGATCACGGCCCGGGACGGCACGACCGGCCACGCGATGGCTGTACGCGCCTGTCAGGCGGCCGGTTTCCAGCCGCGCATCCGCCACCAGGTCAACGATTTCCGTACGGTCCTGGCGCTGGCCGCCATCGGGCAAGGCGCCGGATTCGTACCGGAGATGGCCACCGCACATGCCCCTGAGGACGTGGTCCTGACCCGCCTGCCCCTCTTCCGCCGCTCGAAGGTCGCCTTCCGCGCGGGTGGCGGCACCCACCCGGCGATCGCAGCATTCGTGGCCGCGGCGCGAACAGCGGTGGGCGCACGGGTCGTGCCTGAGTACTGA
- a CDS encoding DUF4241 domain-containing protein: MYVVEVTEVSPIRMPSGRLVVASPWPDDGDPELPTPAGRELKDRIPAGVHRVQASWTEAPYEYDGEQFDGREEVAVRLLVSDAPVACWEAALGVGESIERIVPGERPTFDSEENTGSFADATAWPSLTEPFRRFWLDVDAGRQDASRATESLGESFERASDETLGADLVTFPTGGGSIVWLGRTETGSIASIVTTGPAFFHNQLVT, from the coding sequence GTGTACGTCGTCGAGGTGACGGAGGTGAGTCCGATCCGGATGCCGAGCGGCCGACTCGTCGTCGCCTCGCCCTGGCCGGATGACGGCGACCCGGAGTTGCCCACCCCGGCCGGCCGGGAACTGAAGGACCGGATCCCTGCTGGCGTTCACCGGGTGCAGGCCTCCTGGACGGAAGCGCCGTACGAGTACGACGGCGAGCAGTTCGACGGCCGCGAGGAGGTCGCTGTCCGCCTCCTCGTCAGCGATGCCCCCGTGGCCTGCTGGGAGGCGGCCCTCGGCGTCGGCGAGAGCATCGAGCGAATCGTCCCCGGTGAGCGGCCCACCTTCGACTCGGAGGAAAATACGGGGAGTTTCGCCGACGCCACGGCCTGGCCGTCGCTGACCGAGCCATTCCGCCGGTTCTGGCTCGACGTCGACGCGGGCCGGCAGGACGCATCCCGGGCCACTGAGTCTCTGGGCGAGTCGTTCGAGCGGGCGAGCGACGAGACCCTCGGAGCCGACCTCGTGACGTTCCCGACCGGAGGAGGGAGCATCGTATGGCTGGGGCGCACGGAGACCGGGAGCATCGCGTCGATCGTCACGACTGGACCGGCCTTTTTCCATAACCAGCTGGTCACGTGA
- the sigJ gene encoding RNA polymerase sigma factor SigJ, giving the protein MDEQQQLTDNSLDEAANAFERLRPQLFGIAYRILGSVSEAEDVVQDVWPRWQGADRSAVRDPGAFLAKITTRLAINVAQSARVRREAYVGPWLPEPVDTSVDPQVGAERGEALELAVLLVLQKLNPVERAAYVLREAFGYAYDEIAGMLQLSQANTRQILSRARKRLSAERREPVEAAQHRRLVEAFVAAAQHGDVAALESVLSADVVAYADGNGMRGVARVEIVGAERVARVSAFAKKFFPGAEYGVAEANGRPGLLLVQNGVTVALVSVTVGPDGIDGLYWVLAPDKLRAYERSARRPTGRP; this is encoded by the coding sequence ATGGACGAGCAACAGCAGCTCACCGACAACTCCCTCGACGAAGCGGCGAACGCGTTCGAGCGACTGCGTCCACAGCTGTTCGGTATCGCCTACCGCATCCTGGGCAGCGTGTCCGAGGCCGAGGACGTGGTGCAGGACGTGTGGCCGCGCTGGCAGGGCGCCGACCGGAGCGCGGTGCGGGATCCCGGGGCGTTCCTGGCGAAGATCACCACGCGTCTGGCGATCAACGTGGCTCAGTCGGCGCGGGTTCGCCGTGAGGCGTACGTGGGGCCGTGGCTGCCGGAGCCGGTGGACACCAGTGTGGATCCGCAGGTCGGCGCGGAGCGCGGCGAGGCGCTGGAGCTGGCGGTGCTGCTGGTCCTGCAGAAGCTGAACCCCGTGGAACGGGCGGCCTACGTGCTGCGGGAGGCGTTCGGCTACGCGTACGACGAGATCGCGGGCATGCTCCAGCTGAGCCAGGCCAATACGCGGCAGATCCTCAGCAGGGCCCGCAAGCGGCTGTCCGCCGAGCGCCGGGAACCCGTCGAGGCGGCCCAGCACCGACGGCTGGTCGAGGCCTTCGTCGCCGCCGCGCAGCACGGTGACGTCGCCGCGCTCGAGAGCGTGCTGTCGGCGGACGTCGTCGCCTACGCGGACGGGAACGGCATGCGCGGCGTGGCACGGGTGGAGATCGTGGGAGCCGAGCGCGTGGCCAGGGTAAGCGCCTTCGCGAAGAAGTTCTTCCCCGGGGCCGAGTACGGCGTGGCCGAGGCGAACGGCCGACCCGGCCTGCTCCTCGTCCAGAACGGGGTCACGGTCGCCCTGGTGAGCGTCACCGTGGGACCGGACGGTATCGACGGGCTGTACTGGGTCCTGGCGCCCGACAAGCTGAGGGCCTACGAGCGGTCGGCTCGCAGACCCACGGGACGCCCGTAG
- a CDS encoding patatin-like phospholipase family protein yields MHDLDRALVLGPGGHLGTAWMAGLTAGLRRFGIDLGEADLIVGTSAGAIVGAVIATGQDPARLATVPARRSANASSAPRRPGPAVTGAVFAVLGDPGLDPAEARRRVGRIALKTFDPETENQLIAQRAALIAADSWPRRPLLIPAVDAESGEPIVWDAATGVPLVLAVAASSAFPGIEPPVTVDGRRYLDGALRAGTNTDLAAGSRIVVVIDPLAHRHPHPTTEGACLVVPDPAAVRRLDAEQGDPDAWTAAYQAGEAQAGTAAEELRAHWRPAADRG; encoded by the coding sequence ATGCACGACCTCGACCGGGCACTGGTCCTGGGGCCCGGCGGGCATCTGGGCACCGCGTGGATGGCCGGACTGACGGCGGGCCTGCGCCGCTTCGGGATTGACCTGGGCGAGGCCGACCTCATCGTGGGCACCTCAGCCGGGGCGATCGTCGGCGCGGTCATCGCCACAGGGCAGGACCCCGCCCGCCTCGCCACCGTTCCCGCACGGCGCTCCGCCAACGCCTCGTCCGCGCCGCGCCGCCCCGGCCCGGCAGTCACGGGCGCGGTGTTCGCCGTCCTCGGCGACCCTGGCCTGGACCCTGCCGAAGCCCGTCGCCGGGTGGGCCGCATCGCCCTGAAAACGTTCGACCCGGAGACGGAGAACCAGCTGATCGCCCAGCGCGCCGCACTGATCGCCGCCGACAGCTGGCCGCGACGCCCCCTGCTGATACCGGCCGTTGACGCCGAAAGCGGCGAGCCGATCGTGTGGGACGCCGCCACGGGTGTCCCACTGGTTCTCGCGGTCGCCGCATCCAGCGCCTTCCCCGGGATCGAGCCCCCTGTCACCGTTGACGGCCGGCGCTACCTGGACGGCGCCTTGCGAGCCGGCACCAACACCGACCTGGCGGCCGGCAGCCGCATCGTGGTGGTCATCGATCCGCTCGCCCACCGCCACCCACACCCCACGACCGAGGGCGCCTGCCTCGTGGTCCCCGATCCGGCCGCGGTGCGCCGGTTGGACGCCGAGCAGGGCGACCCTGACGCCTGGACAGCGGCCTACCAGGCCGGTGAGGCCCAGGCCGGCACGGCAGCTGAGGAACTGCGCGCACACTGGCGGCCTGCCGCGGACCGCGGCTGA